The following is a genomic window from Nitrospirota bacterium.
CACTGCCTTCATAAAACATTCTTAGCATGTTCTTTCACACGCTGTCAACGAGTTTTCGAACAAATCCCTTGCTTTGGCGCCGGGCAAGCATTAAAATTCTTTAGCCGGCGACAGAGAGGTATACTTGACATCCTTATCAGCCACCCCGGTGACCTCTGTGGAACACGTTGGATTTTTTTCTTTACACATGGAAAATACATCACCTATGGACCTCAAAAGCTTGACGCCTGACGAGATCGAGCAGTTTTGCTTCAGGCACCTCGGACAGAAGCCGGGCCAGGGGACGCGTGTGTCAATATGGCTGTTCCGGAAGAAGGTCGAGGAGGTCGACGCCATGACTGACCTGAACCGGCCTTTCCGTGAGCGGCTGAAGCGGTACTGCACGGTCTCACAGATCGCCATCGACCGGCGGAGCAGGTCCGGGGACGGGACCGAGAAGCTCCTCTACCGACTCGAGGACGGCAATGCCGTGGAAGGCGTGCTCATTCCCGGCCCCGGAAGGCTCACGCTCTGCGTCTCGACGCAGGTGGGCTGCGCATCGGGATGCGCTTTCTGCCGGACCGGCGACAGCGGCCTTGCGCGAAACCTCTCCGCCGCCGAGATCGTGAATCAGGTCTTTGCCGCGCAGAAGGTCACCCGCTCCCGGATCACCAACATCGTGCTGATGGGCACCGGAGAGCCGCTCAGCAATTATGACGCGGTCAGATCATTCGTGCAGATGGCGACGGACA
Proteins encoded in this region:
- the rlmN gene encoding 23S rRNA (adenine(2503)-C(2))-methyltransferase RlmN; the encoded protein is MDLKSLTPDEIEQFCFRHLGQKPGQGTRVSIWLFRKKVEEVDAMTDLNRPFRERLKRYCTVSQIAIDRRSRSGDGTEKLLYRLEDGNAVEGVLIPGPGRLTLCVSTQVGCASGCAFCRTGDSGLARNLSAAEIVNQVFAAQKVTRSRITNIVLMGTGEPLSNYDAVRSFVQMATDRNGMGFSNRKVTISTCGLAAAIERMADDPDMDASLAVSLNATTDELRDRIMPVNRTYPLARLVKALHHYCGSTANTVTIEYALFKGLNDSARDAERLMELLSGLPCMINVLMFNPFPGAAFERPDEERVYAFRNILLNHGFVAVVRNSKGGDINAACGQLRSAAR